Proteins co-encoded in one Micrococcales bacterium genomic window:
- the modA gene encoding molybdate ABC transporter substrate-binding protein gives MRIVPVALVALILAGCSTSAPDAGLTVYAAASLKQPFTRIGQLYEEQHPGARVTFNFAGSSDLVAQLDHGAPADVLATADETTMTDAVGSGTATGPRIFATNTLQIVVPAGNPGGVDGFSDLTDPSLQVVVCAPQVPCGAATVRVEENSGVEIAPASEESSVADVLGKVTSGQADAGVVYRSDVISAGPAVWGLRIPARDNTVNRYPIAVASDRPHTAGFVELVLSDQGQQILRDHGFGPP, from the coding sequence GTGAGAATCGTTCCGGTGGCGCTGGTCGCACTGATCCTGGCGGGCTGCTCGACGTCTGCCCCGGATGCCGGGCTCACGGTCTACGCAGCGGCCTCGCTGAAGCAGCCGTTCACCCGCATCGGGCAGCTGTATGAAGAGCAGCACCCGGGGGCCCGGGTCACGTTCAACTTCGCCGGCTCGTCGGATCTGGTGGCTCAGCTTGACCACGGCGCGCCGGCCGATGTGCTGGCCACCGCGGACGAGACGACGATGACCGACGCCGTGGGTTCCGGTACGGCCACGGGTCCGCGGATCTTCGCGACCAACACCCTGCAGATCGTCGTACCTGCCGGGAACCCCGGCGGTGTGGACGGGTTCTCGGACCTGACTGATCCGTCCCTGCAGGTGGTCGTCTGCGCGCCGCAGGTGCCCTGTGGGGCCGCCACGGTCCGCGTCGAGGAGAACTCCGGGGTCGAGATCGCACCGGCCAGCGAGGAGTCCTCCGTCGCCGACGTGCTGGGCAAAGTCACGTCCGGTCAGGCCGATGCCGGGGTGGTCTACCGCTCGGACGTCATCAGCGCCGGCCCGGCGGTGTGGGGCCTTCGCATCCCGGCGCGTGACAACACGGTCAACCGGTATCCGATCGCCGTCGCCTCCGACCGCCCCCACACTGCCGGCTTCGTCGAACTGGTTCTCAGCGATCAGGGGCAGCAGATCCTGCGCGACCACGGATTCGGCCCTCCGTGA
- a CDS encoding sugar porter family MFS transporter: protein MAHGPLPGAGDSGPVAEEKYHTGRVLRMAGVAALGGFLFGFDSAVVNGTVDALKEKFNIGDAIGFVVAIALLGSAVGAWFAGTLANKYGRRKVMIIAAALFLIAAVGQAFPFSVADLMFWRFIGGAGIGIASVIAPMYIAEIAPAQLRGRLGSLQQLAIVLGIFTTAVTNYFILNAASAGKPETSANNTWLLGLEAWQWMFLVMLVPAVVYGALAMTIPESPRYLVAIGKDEEAAEVLANVLDGDQHAKVAEIKESLSGDHKPRFADLKGAALGLKPIVWIGIGLSVFQQFVGINVIFYYSNSIWASVGFDESQAFLITLVTNTTNVVVTLVAIALVDRIGRKPLLIVGSLGMAVTLGVMAFVFGTAATCTQALVDAGQAGCAGADSIGTPYLTGAAGPIAVVAANLYVVFFGVSWGPVVWVLLGEMFPNRIRAAALAVAAAAQWMANFIVSVSFPGMSSIGLGFAYGVFTVFAVLSFFFVLKFIRETKGMSLEDMQEV, encoded by the coding sequence ATGGCTCACGGTCCCTTGCCGGGCGCTGGTGACAGCGGTCCGGTCGCAGAGGAGAAGTACCACACCGGGCGCGTGCTGCGGATGGCCGGCGTTGCTGCGTTGGGTGGCTTCCTCTTCGGTTTCGACTCCGCGGTCGTCAACGGCACCGTCGATGCGCTGAAGGAGAAGTTCAATATCGGCGATGCCATCGGCTTCGTGGTGGCCATCGCGCTGCTCGGCTCGGCGGTGGGCGCGTGGTTCGCGGGCACACTGGCGAACAAATACGGTCGCCGCAAGGTCATGATCATCGCCGCCGCGTTGTTCCTGATCGCAGCTGTCGGACAGGCCTTCCCGTTCTCTGTGGCCGACCTGATGTTCTGGCGGTTCATCGGTGGCGCCGGTATCGGTATCGCCTCTGTGATCGCTCCCATGTACATCGCGGAGATCGCTCCTGCGCAGTTGCGCGGTCGACTCGGCTCCCTGCAGCAGCTCGCGATCGTCCTGGGCATCTTCACCACAGCGGTGACCAACTACTTCATCCTCAACGCAGCTAGCGCCGGCAAACCCGAGACGAGCGCGAACAACACCTGGCTGCTCGGCCTCGAGGCCTGGCAGTGGATGTTCCTGGTGATGCTGGTGCCGGCGGTGGTGTATGGGGCGCTGGCGATGACCATCCCCGAATCGCCCCGCTACCTCGTGGCCATCGGCAAGGACGAGGAGGCCGCCGAGGTCCTGGCCAATGTGCTCGACGGCGACCAGCACGCGAAGGTCGCGGAGATCAAGGAGTCGCTGTCCGGCGATCACAAGCCACGATTCGCCGACCTGAAGGGCGCGGCACTCGGGCTCAAACCCATCGTCTGGATCGGTATCGGGCTCAGTGTGTTCCAGCAGTTCGTCGGGATCAACGTGATCTTCTACTACTCGAACAGCATCTGGGCCTCCGTCGGCTTCGACGAGTCGCAGGCATTCCTCATCACGCTGGTCACCAACACCACGAACGTGGTGGTGACCCTCGTCGCCATAGCCCTGGTCGACCGGATCGGCCGGAAGCCGCTGTTGATCGTCGGGTCTCTGGGGATGGCGGTCACGCTGGGTGTGATGGCCTTCGTCTTCGGCACGGCGGCGACGTGCACACAGGCTCTCGTGGATGCGGGCCAGGCGGGGTGTGCGGGCGCCGACTCCATCGGCACGCCCTACCTGACCGGCGCTGCGGGCCCGATCGCCGTGGTCGCCGCGAACCTCTACGTGGTCTTCTTCGGTGTCTCGTGGGGTCCGGTGGTCTGGGTGCTGCTCGGCGAGATGTTCCCGAACCGGATCCGGGCCGCGGCGCTGGCGGTGGCAGCCGCCGCACAATGGATGGCGAACTTCATCGTCAGCGTGTCCTTCCCGGGGATGTCGTCCATCGGGCTCGGCTTCGCCTACGGGGTGTTCACCGTCTTCGCCGTCCTGTCGTTCTTCTTCGTCCTGAAGTTCATCAGGGAGACGAAGGGCATGAGCCTGGAGGACATGCAAGAGGTGTGA
- a CDS encoding DUF2510 domain-containing protein gives MANGNPSPGWYQDPRDPSQVRWWDGGGWTQNTQPMPGAVPQAPAAQQPAQPGEPQWGQQPAQPGEPQWGQQPAQPGEPQWVSSPRSPVSRSGVSSPRSPVSRSGVSSPRSPVSRSGVNSPRSPVSRSGVNSTRNR, from the coding sequence ATGGCCAACGGAAACCCGTCACCGGGCTGGTACCAGGACCCGCGGGACCCCAGCCAGGTGCGCTGGTGGGACGGCGGCGGATGGACGCAGAACACGCAGCCGATGCCTGGTGCTGTGCCGCAGGCGCCCGCCGCGCAGCAGCCCGCGCAGCCCGGTGAGCCGCAGTGGGGTCAGCAGCCCGCCCAACCGGGTGAGCCGCAGTGGGGTCAGCAGCCCGCGCAGCCCGGTGAGCCGCAGTGGGTCAGCAGCCCGCGCAGCCCGGTGAGCCGCAGTGGGGTCAGCAGCCCGCGCAGCCCGGTGAGCCGCAGTGGGGTCAGCAGCCCGCGCAGCCCGGTGAGCCGCAGTGGGGTCAACAGCCCGCGCAGCCCGGTGAGCCGCAGTGGGGTCAACAGCACGCGCAACCGGTGA